A section of the Carya illinoinensis cultivar Pawnee chromosome 12, C.illinoinensisPawnee_v1, whole genome shotgun sequence genome encodes:
- the LOC122289810 gene encoding CASP-like protein 4A3: protein MEAYSQSPQQQYKAAMKKSSSRNSDSSSRNMESPHSPLRFHSPQLSELGDLPETPPYVSPENFPDKPPDKSKAMVSLDRLTQYSPQPSPLGRQKQPENEGKYRSAQAADSPSPVMVFNRAMREEPTLSVSKVGPGGGGHDRRLGTVASIPTSKRDEIENRAALVFRVSEIVLCLISFSVMAADKTQGWSGDSFDRYKEYRYCLSVNVIAFVYSGFQASDLTYHMFTGKHAIRHHLRRHFDFFMDQILAYLLISSSSSAATRVDDWQSNWGKDKFTEMASASVGMAFLAFVAFAFSSLISGYSLCTRQFT from the exons atggaagcttATAGCCAGAGCCCGCAGCAGCAATACAAAGCAGCCATGAAGAAGTCATCTTCTAGGAACTCCGATTCATCTTCGAGGAACATGGAATCGCCCCACTCGCCACTCCGCTTCCACTCACCACAACTATCCGAGCTTGGTGACCTGCCGGAGACCCCTCCCTACGTGTCACCGGAGAACTTCCCGGATAAACCGCCGGACAAATCCAAGGCGATGGTTTCCTTGGACAGGTTGACGCAGTACTCGCCGCAACCGTCGCCCTTGGGCCGCCAGAAACAGCCGGAGAACGAGGGAAAATACAGAAGTGCGCAGGCGGCGGATTCTCCGTCTCCAGTGATGGTGTTCAACCGAGCGATGAGGGAGGAACCAACTCTGTCGGTGTCGAAGGTCGGACCGGGCGGTGGGGGGCATGATAGGAGATTGGGGACGGTAGCTTCGATACCCACGTCAAAGAGGGACGAGATAGAGAATAGGGCTGCGCTAGTGTTTCGGGTGAGCGAGATTGTGCTCTGCTTGATTTCCTTTTCAGTTATGGCCGCCGATAAAACCCAGGGTTGGAGTGGCGACTCCTTTGACCGCTACAAGGAATACAG GTATTGCTTATCTGTGAATGTCATTGCATTTGTATATTCCGGGTTTCAAGCATCTGATTTAACCTACCATATGTTCACTGGGAAACATGCAATCCGCCACCACTTACGCCGCCACTTTGATTTCTTCATGGATCAG atACTGGCATATCTTCTCATATCATCATCCTCGTCGGCAGCCACCCGGGTTGATGATTGGCAATCAAACTGGGGTAAAGACAAATTCACAGAGATGGCTAGCGCGTCTGTCGGGATGGCCTTCCTGGCTTTTGTTGCCTTTGCCTTTAGTTCCCTCATATCTGGTTACAGCCTTTGCACCCGTCAATTTACATGA